GTCTAAATCCTTAATATTGTCTACCGAAAAATCCTCCTACTTTCCCTATCCCCTTTGTTCATCGTCCTTGGACCAGTCGGTatcaacaaaagagaaaaactttCATGGCTTCTTCAGAAAAAACAACTGATGATTTGTTCATCATAAAGGATAAGTGTAGAATCTGAAAAAAGAACTGTTCTCATAGGTAGTCAATAACAACAACTATTTGATGAGAACAGCAACAGGGACCTGAATTAACCTTGTCCATCGTAAGTCAGGTGAATTGCTTCCACTTTGGAAAATATGCGGATCACAGAAGGCACCTTCACAAGCTTGGATACCTGAAAACTGTAAGTAAGCACaattaacttaaaaaaattaaccaaaatcagATTGCGAAAGtacatttaaattttttctctgAAGGTTAAGCTTCAACAATATTTGCATTTAAGAAACTTGCTTCCAATGAAAAGAACAATATGAACTCAAATCTCTCGACCACACTACGAATGATGCAGCAACAGGAAGGTTAATATAAACAAGCAAACGATCCTTGACCGAAATTAATAGAGTTTTTAACAAATCAAAGTTCCGAAACCAAATTCTATATCTTTTCAACACGTTTTTCCTTGAATGCTGCCCTCGTAGGCTctatagaaagagagaggaagttgcAGAACATCTTTTCTCTTGTTCAATCCCATTCACAACTCTCACTTCACCCTTTCTCTTGTTCAACCACATTAATGACTGTTATCTCAGTTCTCGTCTTCTTCAGGTTTTGGTAGTCCTCACTATACAGGTCTGAGATGATAGAGCATCTTGACCCAGCAAGGCCTCTCTAATCATAGAAAGAGATAATAGTTAGTCAAGCACAAGCCAGAAAGAAGACAATCAGCAAAGACAccgttaaaaattttgcaaatattcAAAATCAGTATAGGCCACATGCAAATTTTATCAATGACAATGAAGACAAGATACATATGATAAATAGGCAACAAAAGGgacacaaaaatagaaaagactATCCATtatgttcaaagaaaaaaagaagactaGCAAATCAAAAAGAGAACTTTGAGAAGCATATGGCAATCCTGGAAGGCACCCAACCACACTACTGGAGCTGAAGATATGTCAACATCATAAGATCATGGAAAACAAATGCAGACAAAAGGTTCACAAAGACAAGCAAGCAAGCTGGGGGGGGGGTGAGGGAACGTAAAAGAGCAATGGCGACAGAGACAAACCTGTTGAGCAAATATTCATTGATCCTATGAAGCTGTATCTGCTATCAATGCCTAGGAACGAGCCATCACGAATCAGAGAGAGCAAGCAATACTCAAGCTAATAATGTTGGAGCAAATTAGTTTTCTTCTGCATTAGCAAACAAATCCTTTCAGAAGCAGGTTCGCCTTTTCTACCTCCCCACTTGAACATAGTGAAGCAACCAGGGAATAGAAAGAGTCAAAGTCATTAATCTTAGGTTTCGTTGCACTCGTAGCATCCTCCATGTTCTTCTCTTCCAATGGCCAAATTTCCAGGTCATTATTACTAAGGGCTGTCGTAGACCCAGCAACATCTGTTTTAAATCCCTCTCCCTCATATCGCATGTTTGATTTTGCCCACTCATTAAAATCAGCATGGAACTTCTGAGTAGGATGATACATGTTGCCAATTTCATCGAGGAGAGTAATGGCTGCTTTTATATTCCCTTGCTCACATAAAAGTAcaagaaaattgtttgattcCGTTTCAAACTCAGAATCAACTTTGTTTATAAGCTCCACTATAGGCTCAGACTGAAGCATTTCTCTCAACACACTCCTTGCCTCTTCCATCCTTCCCTTGGCACTTAGACCTCTTAGCAGATACTGAAAACCCAACAGATCAGGTAACATAGCTTTATTCTTGAACTCAGAAAAAAGGGTGAGAGCCCCTTCCATATCCCCACTTCGGCAAAAGCCATTAATCACAGCACTTACAGTGAATGCATCCACCCTAAGGCCTTTCATCTCCATTTCATGGAGAAGCTTCAATGCATTGTCCAACATACCAATCTTAGAATAGCTATCAATTAATGAGTTGTAAACATGAGTACCAGGTTCGAGCCCCTTAAGGATCATTTTCTGGAAAAGTAGTTGAGCATCAATCAGAAATTGCTCTCTGCATAGAGCATCAATTAGTGTACAATATGTGATCTCAGATGGAACCAGACCAACTCTCTCTAGAGAATCACAGATCCGAAATGCTTCCATTAATCGACCCTGGCAGCACAACCCATTAATGACTGAATTGTAAGAGACCACGTTGAGGGCTATCCCCTTCTTCCTAATGAAAGAACAAAGATCAAGTGCCTGGTTAAGATATCCTCGCTTGCAGAGACAATTGACTATGATCGAATAATCAACCACATCCACAGGAATATGATCTGTCGCATTCATGAGTAGCTTATATGCATCTAAAATTCTGTCATCCTGTATGAGTATCTTAAATACAGATGTAGGTAAAGTGACAATTGACTTTCCCTCCTTCATCTTGTTGACAAATAGAAGGGCCCGGTCAACATCCTTCAAGCTTAGATAACGTGCTATTGTTTTTCCAACTTTAGGGTCACCACTTCCATATTCTTTAACAAATTTACACAGAAAAGGCTCAGTCACGTGTTTCTTCCCATCTATAAGTCCTTTGAGCATTAAAAAGTAAGACTTGCTTGTAATGAGTGAGCCATTCCTCCTCATCAACATGTAAATCTCTAACGCAGAGTCTGAAAAACCTTTTTTGCACAAGAAGCAGATAGCCTCATTACATACCTTATCGTATATTTCTGAGGGCAGTTTCCCAATTCTGATAACTAAAGTCAAGACTCCATCTGCATTTTGGTCTCTAAAAGCTTCCTTAATCAATAAATTCCAAATGTGTGTTTCTGCTGGCAAATCCTTTTCAACAAGTTCAAGAAACACGTCAATGGCCATATCAATCATGGCTTTCCTGCAGAGGCCCTTGAGGATACAGTTGTAACATGCAACAGAGGAGATTGACGTCTCCCTGAACTCATCAAATATCTCTAGTGCCTCATCTATTCTTCCTAGTTTACAGAATCCATCGATTAGCGTGCAGTACGTAATGGAATCAGCAGTTAAATTCATATTCGCCATTCTCTTATAGAGTGCAGTAGCATCTTCAAATGCCCCCACCATGAATGACGCCTTAATAAGTATGTTACACATGACAATGTCCATAGAAAATCCAGTTTCTTCGAACCTCTGCCTTATTTCTAGTACTCCCTGGACATTCTCTTCTCCAATGTACCCATGCAACAAGGTACTATATGTGACAACATCTCCCACAACTCCCTTGGAGAACTCATCTGCCTCGCATGTTCTCTCAAATTTGCATAGTCCGTTCACGACAGTATTGTACGTGACGACACTCGGACTAATCCTCTTCTGATCCATGTCACTCAGCAAATCAAGAACAAGATCAAAATCACCTTCCCTACAAGCACCATCTATCAACGTTGCATACAGAAGTTCATCCGCAACCATCCCTATATCTTCAATCATCTTAAAGATGTTATATGCTTCTTCCAGTTTTCCTTTCCTGCAAAGTCCCAATATCAAAACGGTGTAAGTAACCAGGTTGGGTTTCAATCCTTCGTTTCTCATCTTCGACAAAAATCCAACCGCCTTTCCTGTATTCTCTTCTCGAGAAAATCCCTCCATAAGGACGGTATAGCTAACGACATCTGCACCAATTCCTCTCTCTAGCATTTCACTATTTTTCCTAAAAGCCTCCATGACAAAACCTTCCTTGAGATATCCCCAGACCCAACAAGTAAAAAACACGACATCAAAAGCCAAACCCTCCTCCTCCATGGCGCGAAATAAATTGCCCACCTCGTCGACCCTACCCAATTTACAAAGAGCATGGACAAGGGCAGTGTAAGTGACTAGATTGGGACGTAAAGCCCCCGAAATCTTGGCCTTCTCAAAGAACTCAACACCAAGTTCCGGTTTTCCGATTCTGCAAAACCCAGCAATGACAGAACTACAAACGAAATTACCAAAAGGGTATTCCATCTTCTCGTCCGCTATCAACTCCATGACCTCAATCGCTCGTCCCATCATACCGCGAGAGCTAAACCCCTGAATTAAAGAACAAACAGTGTAGGAAGAAGGCAATACACGATACCCACTCAAGCAGTCACGAAAAACTGACAATGCTCTTTCCGGGTCGTTGCGATGGACACAATGACCTTGAATTATAGAGTCCCAGATGCGGGTCTTGGCAAAATtcgaagtcttggccgtctgaGACCTCATGAATTGCTCTGCTTCTTCGAATTTGTGGAGTTCGAGAAGAGCCCGCGTGAAGATGGAGTGCGTGCGTGAGTTGGGATGGACATTGTTGTGCTCCAGCTGAGACAAGAGGTGAATGATGGAGCCGAATCGGCGGGATtcagagaggaagaggaggtggAGGTTGAAGTGTTTGATGGTGGGAGTGAACCctctcttgagaagagtttggaTGGGCGAGGCATTGCGGGTTCTGTTGTCGGAgtgaaaggaagaagagaatgaaCGTGAAAGCTTGGTCGGGGACATGGAGAAGATCCAGGGAATGGTGATATTGCGGAGCTGCTTGCAGACACCATCAAGCTGATGGATTGGTTTGGCCGAGGGAACACAAGACAAGATCCCCTCGGTACGAGATTTAAGCTGGCAAAATAATACAAATGTTGTTTCAACTTTGGCTCAACGTATCACGTgctttatgaattttttaatttattcaatataattcttaaaattttaatttaatatgtaatataatttttaaattttttattttttttaatttgatctctaaacttttaatatatatttaatttaatatttgaattatataaaaatatttaatattatctCTGAtctaaaataaatgaaatgactattttgaatatttgcatCGAGTTTACGATGTACATCAAATATGTATCAAAATTCGATagatcaaattgaataaattaaaagtttagagattatattaaatattatacTAAAACTTAAacatcatattaaataaattaaaatttaaaaaattacattaaaCATAAAGTTAAAGTTCAAAAACTATCTATATCgttattttaatttaagaatTGGAATAGTCGCACGAGGAATACTCAATACTCCTTGATAGGAAATTGCATGGTCCAGTAGGCTATTTTTTACTGGACTAGCCGCGGAACAATATGGCCTTTGAATCTAAAGTCAAAAAACTATCGTCCGTTGGATCAATTTTGAAACAACTGGTTAAATTGGTAACGCATCGATATTTAAGTACtgtaaattttataattaattaagaactATCTCGACAGTTAAGAATAATTACTTAAGATAGGTTCCATTAATTTACTAACTTAAAAAGAACATTGTCATTGCTGGTAAATTTCTGAGAGTGGACAAGATCAAATCTACGGTAAGAATATATTGCTTACTGTTTCTTAAGTAAAGTTACTATTGTTAGAACCTAAGTAGTATCGGcatcgacacgtcatttctcaaaaaatagagaatttcgacacattggaacacattatatattaatgTTTATTcgtatatatacatgataaatataaatataaatatatatatatatatatatatatatatatatatatatatatatatatatatatcaacgATGAGCTTCTgctacttctttttctttagttagggattcatgattagtcgtttttttttttttttttttttgctggctgAGTATATTCATTTTGAGATAGTTGGGTATATAATTGaagtgtatatatttttttttatagatttacattttggtgcctaatttatttttatttttatttttttgtctagacccttaatttattgaaaatgtttaaaaccgACATGTGCGTGTCGAAAATGGCATGTTAGGATGCTGCACTTGCTTGTCGCCGACATGTTCGGAGTGTTGACCAAATATCAAATGTATGACACATGTTGATCATGTGTCAATCGTGTGTCGGAAAGTGTTGGTGCTTCCTAGGTTGGGATCATATATGAACTTGaggtaattaattttttgtaaaggtAGAGTATTAATTATCATCCATATGGACTTGAAGGCTGTTTGCAATTATTGAGGTCTAACCACTAACTATAGGTTTTGATGGTTTGACATAATTTGAGATTAGTTACTATGGTATGAGTTACTCCGTAGCTAAATAACTGCTCGAAGGGGAAAGTACTGGCTGCAGGTTTAGTCAAAATTACGACTTCGGACAAATTACAATAGTCAAAAACATTTTATATAAGATATAACCTATTGAGGAAATAAATTATCGCCATATATTACTGAATAATAGCATTATCGAGTTGCGTAGTATGAAAACAATTTTACAACTAGTGATGCAAGTTATTGACCTCAATTAACTAATGAGCATTGGGTTAAAGTTACAGCATTGACAAATAATTACTAGTGACAACATCAGAAGTTCTAGCCAGAGAGATGACTTCTTTCCGATGCCGAAGCTATGATTTTAGCTTCTTTGGATATTGAAAAGACTTTAAAACTCCCTATCTAAACAAATTTTTGCAATTCATCTTAAGAAGATTGACATGGATTTTGATGGAACTTTTTTAAGAAAGAAATGTTTAGGCTTGAAACTAACAATGTGAGTGCCTTCTATGGAATAGTGATtactataattttcttttagagTGCAAGAGGGAGGGCGATTCTTtcatgattgatttttttttccttgatgtcTATATAGTATTGTTCAACGATATTGAGCTTTCATCATAAAATACAAAGATATGTGCAGtggaaatcttaaaacttgtcacaaaagtataattaaatcctaaaacttgtaaaacGTATAATTaggtcttaaaacttgtcaaattggtacaatcaagtccttctattaattctgTCCAACTTGATCGATGGAAAATACCgacgtaatttttttattattatatatcCAAAGTCCAATActgaaataatttcaaaaaagagagaggaagaggaggaggaggagaagaagaagttggaaaTCAGGTAGCAAGGCTACAAGCCTTCGCTGCCGCCGTCCCACCATCATTAGGAAGGGCCGCAAATGGTGGGGGAATGTCGGCGAGGTCGCAAGGCCCCGGCCTGCCTAAGCCTCACTAGGGGTTGGCGATTCTTGCCGCCTGGATTCCaactctcccttttttttttaatagtttagcttatttttatttaatttaaattaaacttgtattaaaaaaattatatttggacTCAAATTACGTCCTTTTGGCCTTTATGTTTTACTTTTAGCCATATCATTGCATGTAGAAGAGagtgaatatttaaaaaaaatcacgtcaatGTTTCGTCATCCAATTTGGACGAAATTAACGGAAAAACttaattgcatcaattcaacaagttttaagacttaactGTACCTTTTGCAAATTagaggatttaattgcactttcgtgataagttgtAAAACTTCCATGCACATGTCCCTAAAATTTAAATAGAGTCAAAATCTGATTTGAGTGAAAATATTATACATGTCACCCTCCCTTGGGCACCAAGACATGATGGTCCttgatttaatttttgattgagaaagcattttctttagatttttagtTTACTTTTACGGTATGCCAATTACCCttgaattaaaaaagaaaaagaaaaagcggcCTATTGAACAGCAAAATATGTTGTACACACCTTCCATCAATACCTTGAAAATCAATGTGACAACAGACAGAGCAGAATGCGCAGAGATCACACTAATTCAATCGCTTAAAGTATAACATACATGCAAGAACAGATGAGCATCTCACAACATTCTGAGCGCCGTAAGGGTGACCCCAAGAACCATCTACCCCACCTCCGATAACGAAATCCATGAAGCAATTACTCATTTGATGATGCTGGGTCTATTGTGTTGTGCTTTGGCTCTGGTGCCGTGAACCCGTTTAGGCGTATCAGGGGTTAAAGCATACATCTTCACAGCGAATAATTCCTCAGGTAATCCCCTCTGGTCCTGTAATGATTCAATGGATTCAGTCTGTAATGATACATGGAAGACCCGGGTCCATGTGATAAGTTCAGGCTATACATAACAGAGAGAACCAGTAGAAGTCTTCTAGATGTTAGAAGATATTTCAAACAGTAAAGTTCCATGAAATCGCAAATTCACCACTTCCCAAAAATCTTTCTTTCCAGATTAAGTTCAAGAAAATACAAATGCTGATTCAAATGACACCCTTTCCTCCGATAGAAGGTTTTGAGGGTTTCAGTGTGTAGGGATGCTGTTATGAGCCTAACGAATACCACAATTCATCAATCTCATACTGAGCAATTCATTAGCTATCCCCACCtgataaatttccaaaaagttGTTGCAAAGTCTTAAATACTGCTGCAGAAAATCAAGTGGAAGGAAATACAACTTTTCTTATTCCCATTTGCAGGAAGAATATTGCTCAGTGCTACAGAGACGCTTGTTGAATAGgattttagcaaaatgaaacaTAGATTAGGTATGTACTAGGAGGACTGAAACCTTTGATTTGAAGATATGCAATCCACACCGGTGGAAGAGCTCCTTAAAGTACGTATCGGACCTAGTGACGCTTCGATCTTCCTTGTCCAACACAAATCCTACATACAGAAAAGTCTGGCTCATGAATCTCAAATACTATTGAGCAAATAAGTAGAAAAGATTTGATGTGAACCAACTTCAGGCTATTTATTTTAACAATCCTCAAgtcatctttcttttctattttgtggGAATCAGTAGACCCTCTTTGAATGAACCTTAATGCATAGCCAAAGCCATTGTCTTCTCCACGTCAAATAGCAAGCAATTGCATCTTCTTTTTTGTCGTCTTATAAGAGAAATCTTATGATATGAATGAACTCTCTTAACAGAATCAAACCTACTCTTGAACACCTGTTAGATACGAATTGACTTTCTCAATCATCAACTTTTTCACTGACATATCTTAATCACACATCAAAATCGTATGATGCCAATAATGTACTGGTAGACACACTGCTCTTCTCAAGTATCATAAATGTTGAGACATTTGTGCATCTTTAAAAGACATATAGCCTGGTATACCAAAATAATCTGTCAAGCACAATCTTTTAGCCATTCAGATATTTATGCGCTTGGAAGGTAGTAAAAACCTCCAGTCTGATGTGCTGTCCTGAGCTATTTTTAACTCTCTAGCGTACTTAATGGAAGGCATCAACAACTCTTTCAACATGCTTGAACTCCAGCCCATGTTTAGAACAATGACCCTCAATATACACTTGATTTTTGGTTATCGTGGATAAGATACCCATTCTTTATAAATAACCCTTTTCCCCCTTGTTCCCGTCTAAATGATTCAAAAACTTCTGTTTCATAGATTATCAATAATGCCAAATTAAGCTTTGTTTCTGCAATATCATAGTAACTGACTCTGAAAGTCTGGAAAATGTGGAAAGGGTCATTATTATCATTTGATAACATGTAAGAATATAATGCATCGACTTAAGAATATAATGCATCGACTCCACTCAAAACAAACTTGTAATGACCCCAGGATGCAAATACGGCATCCACCAAGAAACTGTCCTGAGCCTGATTCAGTGCATGTATATATTAACTTCTGTATTTTTGTCACAAGCTCCATGACTAAAACATAAGAATAAACAAAAGTAAGCTTACTAGAATAGCATATCGGTTAAAGTTTTCCATTTAAGTACTAGTTCCTGTCCTTGTATTGTTGCCTTTTCTGGAAGATAAGGTCTGGATGTTGGAGTTAACCATAGCCAAGGAAGATAAGATGAAAGAACTATATTATACTATCATCTTATTATCAGGTCTAACCATAAACAGATATGTGTCCTTTTAACAGAGAAGAAAAATCTATCATCACTAAGAGTAGCATATGAAAGATGAAATAAGTACCACTTCTAGCAATATTCTCCTTCAGGACGAAAAGCCCACCAGGTTTGAGGCCAGCCTGAAATATATTTTGCTGAAGACATAAGTCATACATAAAAGCAAATATGCAGAAGGGAAATCCCAAGACACTATATAGAAACGTGTTGCCACTTATCAGGTACCTATATACTATTTCAAGGCAAATTAGTTAGGTAGGCATTTTAGAAAAGACGGCCATTTGTATTGGTCAATAACTGATAGTGCCAATACAATGGGAAATTACCATTGTATGGCAAAAATGATTATGAAAGTACATAAATATGGAGTCATGAAGGTCTTAGAATAAcctaacagaaaaaaaagaagaccttAGTGATAATCAATAGACCAGCTTCTGCAGGGTATATTGTTCAGATTAAAGCAGAGACACCAGAAATCTAACTATAGCCATTTGAGTTATTTTATGACCAATTATGGGAGGGATTTAGAACTGTCATGATCTAAGGCTAGCAAGTTAGTGCCAGGGAAAAAGCATGGATCAAACGTATAGAAAATCAAGAGAATGAGAGTCCTTTGCTCCACTCTGGTCTCCTTTCCTCAACTTCTCATTCTCAATTGAATCTTTTCATTCATTCTTTTATCTATTCCTTTCTCAGTGCCTCCCAGCACAATTCCTGCTTATAAGGAGCTAAAAAAGATCAAGCATACTTTAACAGTATAAGGCCTCATTTGGTTCCATCGACAAGCAATCCATAAGTGGATCCTCAAACCAAGTATATCCGTCCCATAGATGATACAAATATTTAGGTCTTTAGAAGAAAACACAACTTAATCATTGAACACTCAAGGGCTGagatttattcctttttttgtttgctcttttctttagtctctttttttcttttcctcttttctctttctggtTTTCTACATTCTTCCCCACCCAACCACACACAGCAGAACCGTTGTTGCAGAGttgccccccccccccccctctttccttcttttgccaTCATGATCCCCAGCCATCACCCGTCCATCCACCAATGACGTCAATCCCTTGCCTAGTCAAGTC
The sequence above is drawn from the Rhodamnia argentea isolate NSW1041297 chromosome 9, ASM2092103v1, whole genome shotgun sequence genome and encodes:
- the LOC115756011 gene encoding pentatricopeptide repeat-containing protein At5g57250, mitochondrial — translated: MSPTKLSRSFSSSFHSDNRTRNASPIQTLLKRGFTPTIKHFNLHLLFLSESRRFGSIIHLLSQLEHNNVHPNSRTHSIFTRALLELHKFEEAEQFMRSQTAKTSNFAKTRIWDSIIQGHCVHRNDPERALSVFRDCLSGYRVLPSSYTVCSLIQGFSSRGMMGRAIEVMELIADEKMEYPFGNFVCSSVIAGFCRIGKPELGVEFFEKAKISGALRPNLVTYTALVHALCKLGRVDEVGNLFRAMEEEGLAFDVVFFTCWVWGYLKEGFVMEAFRKNSEMLERGIGADVVSYTVLMEGFSREENTGKAVGFLSKMRNEGLKPNLVTYTVLILGLCRKGKLEEAYNIFKMIEDIGMVADELLYATLIDGACREGDFDLVLDLLSDMDQKRISPSVVTYNTVVNGLCKFERTCEADEFSKGVVGDVVTYSTLLHGYIGEENVQGVLEIRQRFEETGFSMDIVMCNILIKASFMVGAFEDATALYKRMANMNLTADSITYCTLIDGFCKLGRIDEALEIFDEFRETSISSVACYNCILKGLCRKAMIDMAIDVFLELVEKDLPAETHIWNLLIKEAFRDQNADGVLTLVIRIGKLPSEIYDKVCNEAICFLCKKGFSDSALEIYMLMRRNGSLITSKSYFLMLKGLIDGKKHVTEPFLCKFVKEYGSGDPKVGKTIARYLSLKDVDRALLFVNKMKEGKSIVTLPTSVFKILIQDDRILDAYKLLMNATDHIPVDVVDYSIIVNCLCKRGYLNQALDLCSFIRKKGIALNVVSYNSVINGLCCQGRLMEAFRICDSLERVGLVPSEITYCTLIDALCREQFLIDAQLLFQKMILKGLEPGTHVYNSLIDSYSKIGMLDNALKLLHEMEMKGLRVDAFTVSAVINGFCRSGDMEGALTLFSEFKNKAMLPDLLGFQYLLRGLSAKGRMEEARSVLREMLQSEPIVELINKVDSEFETESNNFLVLLCEQGNIKAAITLLDEIGNMYHPTQKFHADFNEWAKSNMRYEGEGFKTDVAGSTTALSNNDLEIWPLEEKNMEDATSATKPKINDFDSFYSLVASLCSSGEVEKANLLLKGFVC